From the genome of Ziziphus jujuba cultivar Dongzao chromosome 4, ASM3175591v1:
ctaggggaacggaatttagaaatatgagatgctaatcatttcaatgagtgaccctatctactgtacaattataatagtaacgatgattatagcacatttgattaattaagaataaataagtaaataaataataattaattgaaagtaatattttctttgaaaaccttcaccattcactctgttggaaaggttccccttttaaaatattttcgcaaaacccaatcttttatgccccacaaatcaaggaataattaatttaataaataattaaataatccaaatacgaataaaatataatgaaatataataaaataaatttagaatacttgcattaaagaaatataatataaaagagaaattcaatatataatgcgtaaaatttgatttaataaaataaaataaacagtttcaaaaatataatttaaataattacaaacaatcatgtaaaataagtggtaaaatattataatattcattttgaaatattcaaccaatctatataatatttttatggcaagatgcgttttaaaaacattaatttaaaataagtgacataaaatatgaataaatacattttagaaaatactaattgaaaataggtgataaaataaattaaattcatttaatttaaatgctgctttaaaactttaagatttgaaatttatatctgaaaaataatacttgatgcacTACATTATATATCAATGATGCCCTataatacccagcgtcccgagcatcatctggcgggaggttaaagagagaaacttgcatactgtcgcttcggcgtctcgacagcgccgctgcttaaaccatcaaCCTGGCCATGAAGGAGGGCAGCTAATGtacactatataaaacttgcatgCCTtcagtccgatggcaactcacgggagatattataatttgcgcgctcatccacatatacagtacagaacaccagtactgtatgagtgtgtctaaaacaaataaccaaatttattattaaaatacataatttttttcaaaattcaccgtgggaattataccatttttcaaactcacattcccacatttttctttaatcctcatcataaatccatcactttaaaatccatcaagtttaaatccatcaatttgaatatacaaattttttaatggcataaggtcaagccattaatattttaatgcataaatatttttaaaacataataatttaaatccatacttttctcaaattctcaaaaattaatttaaatcagtaatatgaaaaccatataaattccatatataattaattcatataattgtacacaataattgaataataaccatagcaataattaaaataaatcaaaaccacaatttttttaaattcccaaatatattgtTTTGGCACCaagacatatattaaaaacattataaattggcaatacaattttagatagaaattctcataatattaaacacataaacatatttttgaaatattctattatgaaatattccaacaataaaatttgataataattaccaaaatctcaaatgtcttaaaaccaaaatattttataatgtacaaatatttaattccattcaattttggcatcaaaattccaaatataaatttaccaaatattcaccacatcaaacatattttacaaataaccaattaacacaaaatatatatattttaacatcccaaaataaatttgaaggtgggtcactcacctcgagcacgcaagtcaaccaagatcctccataagattaattctacggctcacacatgctcctaaaacaacaatattacacagggtcaaataaatttatattttattcggataaataatacccgatacccggggggtttaacacaaacgttaaccaaaatttgtgagtaatataccgaaacgaagcttgtgaaacgagaattacgaatctggtcttacttccagGAGATTGGACCCGTGGTAGTCAAAATTTTACCGGAAAGCTCTTGGATTTTAAGttctcgattctctcaatccgttgcgaattgaggaaagtggacattggatttgggttcaaaggatcagaattagtgggaaaggataggcggtgcaactggaaactcgctgGAAAATCGATTTCCCGACGAGCTGCCGTGGTCACCAGAATCTGCCACTGCTGGCCCcgcatccggtggccactggatgtgatttttggtggaaaggtagatcggggaatgggtgactcaacaaGACCGGCGGTTAagcaaacggaggtcggaatggagagaaatctaggtttgaattaatcggcgccgccgccggaaaaagtctTGATCCGGATGCATCGGCGGTCGATTGGCCATGGCCTGCTGGCAGGCTTTTAGGTGGATGTCAAGGTGGGATGGCAcatgtactgttctggtggccggaaatgggtgaacGACAGTTGGCtagttgggtttctctctctagctctctctctctctctctctcctccttctccttctctttcctccctccccttctcagcCAATCAAAAcgcccgtgggtgccactgtgcactcacgggtgggtcccttttttgacacgtggcaccactgttcacacacatacagatcTATGAATAGTAAATGCTATCTCAGAAAAAATTCACAGTTCcgcaactttcaaaccacatgtccaaatcggacatgccgttagtctatgaactcgtatcgacgagtacttcacaaccatgcatgagtcaaagctcaactttgcatgaacaaaaagtcaacttgggcacCCTTTAGACAGTTcggacttcaacttgttttactcataactttcaaaccatagctccgttttcgacgtgctactagtctatggactcgtgacaatgtgtactttttaacgggacctcggtcaatgtgaaattccatcggaaacaaaaagtcaacatttgatcccttctcgatcaatgatggtcaaacctggtcaaccttggtcaaatttgagaaatttctgaTGTATTTCGGGATGAGATGTTACAAATAATAAGATTTAGATGATCCTTGAGTGGCTGAACCGATGTTTAGTTAAGAAATATCAGTCTAGTAAAGATGATAATAGGCCATGGGTAATATAGCCTAACTAAAAAATCAGGATAAAAATTCCATATAGACATCACCAACCAAAGAAGAATATATCATGAAGCCTAATAAATTGATCTATCTTAACTAGGTAATGATGTGTGGCTAAACTCTAACCATGATTCAGAAATCCTATAATTACAATATAATGCCTCAAAATTAAGTATACACAAATGCTTAGAAAAACTTTTCTTCCAACTCAAAATTATCTCTTTGTCTGACAACTGATTTAAACATTCAACTTCTTTTGGCCGATACTGTACTGATGCTAAGATTTAGACGtcatttatttgtttcataGGCTATTCCACCTGTTAGAGTTGTACATAACATCGGAACAGGAAATAGTCCATAcaatcatataatataaataagatatatatatatatatatataaatatatataaagcttttagatcttaccttttttgtttttcatgggattttggaaaaataaagcaaataagaaaaAGCCGACATTGCAGACTCGAACCTAGACCTAGAAGCTGATGCCCCAAATGTTGAGACCCATCTCCACTCGCACAATCACCTTTTTGCTTCGATTATTTTCCCTATctttcttttgttattattattattactttcagTTGCCCATGGCATTATAGTAAAACCTTAACAGGACAACCAAGAGGACTCAAaggtaataataatgataaaatctTCATGGATCAATTGGGATTTTGTTTAATAGAGGGGGGGAAAGAGAGAGGGGAGAGGGGGGaagcttaattttaaaaaaataaataaaattgaataaaaaaataaataaaatgttgaaTCATATTACCTAACAaagctttttaaaataataatctcCTTGAcaacttttatatttcttttattgccGTATTAgtttaacaaattaataattttttttgcacAAAACATTAGAAAGAGTCTTTTTAAAAGGCTGTCTATTTATACAATGTAGtaaaacttttataatatttgacaaaattatgGGAGATGCTTTCATTAATGATCCtaagtttaaaattttcaatttccaaTATATGTATAAACTACTCAAAGCTATGTTTCCTCAAGAATTAAAAAAGGAACAATTTTTAGCTAATCAATGAAACTTATTCTAATTTTAGATTCATGtagaataattaaatcacatcaaGCTAATAATAAGAgcaaaaaaaacttttcttgaACACagtaacaaaaacaaatgaGGAACTAAGGATGAGTGGCATAAATCAAAGGCACTTGTCTTAATTTATATCTAATTGTTTTTTTCCTCTGAACCTTTTGTCTTTACGCGCGAAGTTAAATtacaatctgattttcttttctttttcacgttttgtatttatatatatatatatatatctctttcactgtgaacatatatatatatatatatgtatataagccAGGTATTtaccaaatacaaaaataaataaatagtatatAAGTCAGGTTAAATAATTgcatcccaaaccttcttctcTTACTTTTTTCACAACTTGGAAATCaacctaaaataaaaatcattctcAAAAAAACATCACCACCATGTCAATCGTCATGAGCATATCACCTCCACCACCATCCGCCTCTTCGTCGTCTTCGTCTTCATCGCCGTTGGCATcgccaccaacaccttcttcaGTACCATCCCCGGCATCATTGCCGGTCCGTACAATCCCAGGAAGCTACGGTTGGCCGTTGATCGGATCCATTCCGGATCGACTGGACTACTTCTGGTTCCAAGGCCCCGAAACATTCTTCAAGAAACGACTGGACAAGTACAAGAGCACGGTGTTCCGCACAAACATACCTCCTTCTTTCCCATTCTTCTTCAACGTCAACCCCCAAGTCATAGCTGTTCTGGACTGCAAGTCCTTCTCGCATATGTTCGATATGGATTTGGTGGAGAAGAAGAACGTACTTGTTGGGGATTTCATGCCCAGTGTCAAGTTCACTGGTGATATCAGAGTCGGAGCTTATCTAGACCCCTCCGAGCCACAACACTCTAAGGTACACTGTATCTGTTTCTCTATATATGAACATTTTCCCAAATTGGTTCTTGTTATTTGTTTATCTTTTACTGGTTGAATTTTGAGTTGGGTTTTGCTTGGATTTGcgtattttattacaaaataagataaaattatcGTTATTAGTTGTTTGAAAAGAATAGAtaattttctttccctttttttttttttttttgggggtagtttcaatattttattaattgttctttaaaaaaaaaaaaaaaaaaaaaagcagaagaaAACAAGAAACAGTACCAATTATATCTAGATATTTTGctatgaaaatttttgttactttaaaaggtccaaaaatggtgTTCTAAAAGTGTAAACATGGTGGATTTtggattgaaattttgaaaaatctgTTTGGTGGGTTGTCTTTGTTTTGATGAGAAAAATAGAATGAAGAACGTTAATTTGGTTAGAGAAAGTGAAAGTGACACTGTAATTCATGAGCTCCACAGAAATGTGCATGTCTAAAACAATCAAAACATTATCCCAGTGACTTTCTTGAGGGAAATAGATAGGGGTATAAGTAAGACAAAACACCTATTGAAAGAAAAACGTGGATGGTCCCCGAGGAAAGTGTGAATGGTCTTAAGGAGCGGGCAACAGCTAGGGACTAGGGTAAAGGTTTCAAATTTAGATTTGAAATTTCCCCACAATTTGCGTCGGTCTTTGTCATGATCCAACACTCTTCCTTTCAACAACCATGCAATCAAAGTTTCTGCGGAATAAGATTCTGAGTTCTTTGAGGAAACCTGTCCCCTTCTGATTTTCTATTTCACCCACAATCTATTGACACTTTTCactacaatatttattttatttttccctgaTATGGCAAGTGAATTTTCTTGGCTACAATTTAATGTGTTCCagtttaattttacttttattatcttattaatttttgttggaCAAAATAGCTAGTAAAACATTGTTTGAAAGTTGAAATTCTTACCCATATAAGATGatcaccaaaaagaaagaaaaactaatatggcacatacatatataaatgagGGCAGGTGAAGAACTTCGCTATGGATATCCTGAAACAAAGCTCCAAGACATGGTGCCAAGAACTCATGTCCAGCCTTTCCACCTTGTGGGACACCATAGAAGCCGATCTCTCCAACAATTCTTCAGCTTCAATCTTATTCCCACTCCAGCAATTCATATTTACATTCCTCACCAAATGCCTAATTGGTGCAGACCCTTCAATCTCACCGGAAATTGCTACCTCTGGCTACGCCATGCTCGACCGTTGGCTTGCTCTTCAGCTCCTACCCACCGTCAAAATCGGCATCCTTCAACCTCTAGAAGAAATTTTCCTCCATTCCTTTGCCTACCCATTTTTCCTCGTTAGCGGAGATTACAGAAAACTCTACGAATTTGTAGAACAAAATGGTAAAACAGACTTTTGATTTTTAACTGTTTTGGATTTTTGGTTTTGggtttttcataattttcttttattttgtttctgtaaaagaaaataaataaataaataaataaaaatatgcaggTAAAGAAGTGTTGCAAAGAGGGAAAACCGAGTTCGGACTGAGTAAAGAAGAGTCGATTCACAACCTTCTTTTCGTTCTGGGTTTCAACGCGTTTGGCGGTTTCTCGGTTCATCTACCGAGTTTAATCAATACCATAGCGAGTGACACGTCCGGGTTACAGCAAAGAATCGTTCAAGAAGTCAGATCAAATGGCGGGTCGACTCTGAGTTTCGACTCGGTTAGGGAAATGGATCTGGTTCAATCGGTTGTGTACGAGACTCTCCGGCTCAACCCGCCGGTTCCCCTCCAATTCGCCCGAGCCAGGAAAGATTTCAAAATCAGCTCGCACGACTCGGCCTACGAAATCAAGAAGGGTGAGTTATTATGTGGGTATCAGCCTCTGGTTATGAAAGATCCGAAAATCTTTTCAGAACCGGAGTCTTTCAAACCGGACCGGTTCAAGGATAACAAAGAGTTGCTGAATTACCTGTACTGGTCTAACGGACCGCAGACCGGTTCACCGAGCGAGTCAAACAAACAGTGTGCGGCTAAGGACTATGTGACTCTCACGGCTTGTTTGTTCGTTGCTTACCTGTTTCGCAGGTACGATTCGATCACTGGAAGCTCAACATCAATCACAGCCGTTGAGAAGGCTAAAAAATGAGATGGATATGATCATAGCCGTTGGAGATGCGTGGGGATGAGGGTTTAATCTGGCTTTTCTCGTTTATAAATTTCGTCTCTATTAGAAATGGAGAAATATGGGTCCCACGGATTCATGATTAAAGTGAAATGGACGATGGATAATTTATGATAGGATATAAGGGAGCTATCTTTTTCAATTGCTGTGATAATTGACATAGTTGGTCCACGTTCACATGGTTATACTGCAGGCTTTATTCGGGGAATTTTAAGTTCACCGTTAGGTGTTCTTATATAACAGCATCTCCAATCACATAAcaatctattttattattataatattaaaatagatgagaatttttcaaattataaatattattttgttattgatatttttaaaatttaatattgatatgaattttttaataataaatattaatattaatattaaattttaaaataaattgaccaataaaatatattaaaatatagtaatgaaaaatataaaaaaatcatttaattaaatgttagaaattttggatatacgagtttttatcttttaataattaaaaattaaaactatattaATAAATGATGTGAATCCCATAAACTTTTTTAATGCTGATAAATTTTGCAATGTGCCATTTAGATATGTCAAAACACACACTCATGTCAAAATTTGGTAATGCAATGACAATTTGCAATATCATTGGAAAGCAATGCTCTGAGTTTTTGAGCTCTTCAATGACACATTAGCAGTGGATACcactataataaaattaatggaGTCTACATATGACACTAACATTAGCActtattattagaaaatatatgctaatatcaaaatttagaaatactAAAGGTCAAATATCAAAAGCTTATTGTTAAATATGTGAGAAGGTTTGATATACCGGGTGTACACCTTCATGTATCAGTATAACTGAGGGTGTAGACCAATGTATGTACAACTGGTGTATCGAAGGTTTTTTGGCTCAAATAATTTTCATACAAGGCAAGCCATTGCAAAGAAATTTTAAGCCCCAACAATCTCTAATAATTTGATTCGATATCTTAACCTCActtaattattgttatcatcGTAATAATCTCCAAGCCCACATCTTTGGGCATGCAATACCAAAATCATAATAATCTCCAGAGATTCATGCGTGAAAACTTGGTTAGACTTTTCGGGGAAATCAATGTGTTCGCTTTGCAATGGCATtaacattatattaaaaacattaataaatttatagcaAAATTTACACATTATTAAAGTTATGCTCTTCTTCCATCTGCGCGCACATTTATGATATAGAAAATGGAAATAAAGAGGTTCCAAGATTCAAGAATGCATCTGATAGCTAgtttgatatttattatatgtttatggtgttgattctgttcttcttttttatttgagagattaaacatataaataattttta
Proteins encoded in this window:
- the LOC107417122 gene encoding fatty acid hydroperoxide lyase, chloroplastic gives rise to the protein MSIVMSISPPPPSASSSSSSSSPLASPPTPSSVPSPASLPVRTIPGSYGWPLIGSIPDRLDYFWFQGPETFFKKRLDKYKSTVFRTNIPPSFPFFFNVNPQVIAVLDCKSFSHMFDMDLVEKKNVLVGDFMPSVKFTGDIRVGAYLDPSEPQHSKVKNFAMDILKQSSKTWCQELMSSLSTLWDTIEADLSNNSSASILFPLQQFIFTFLTKCLIGADPSISPEIATSGYAMLDRWLALQLLPTVKIGILQPLEEIFLHSFAYPFFLVSGDYRKLYEFVEQNGKEVLQRGKTEFGLSKEESIHNLLFVLGFNAFGGFSVHLPSLINTIASDTSGLQQRIVQEVRSNGGSTLSFDSVREMDLVQSVVYETLRLNPPVPLQFARARKDFKISSHDSAYEIKKGELLCGYQPLVMKDPKIFSEPESFKPDRFKDNKELLNYLYWSNGPQTGSPSESNKQCAAKDYVTLTACLFVAYLFRRYDSITGSSTSITAVEKAKK